The Solanum pennellii chromosome 11, SPENNV200 genome contains a region encoding:
- the LOC107004506 gene encoding T-complex protein 1 subunit beta, with the protein MAIDKLFKDEATEEKGERARMASFIGAMAIADLVKTTLGPKGMDKILQSTGRGHSVTVTNDGATILKSLHIDNPAAKVLVDISKVQDEEVGDGTTSVVVLAGELLREAEKLVNAKIHPMTIIAGFRMASECARNVLEQKVVDNKQDAEKFRSDLMNIARTTLSSKILSQDKEHFAKLAVDAVMRLKGSTNLEAIQIIKKPGGSLKDSFLDEGFILDKKIGVGQPKRIENAKILVANTAMDTDKVKIYGARVRVDSMAKVADLEAAEKEKMREKVQKIISHGINCFVNRQLIYNFPEELFADAGILAIEHADFDGIERLGLVTGGEIASTFDNPESVKLGHCKLIEEIMIGEDKLIHFSGVAMGQACTIVLRGASPHVLDEAERSLHDALCVLSQTVNDSRVLLGGGWPEMVMAKAVDELAKKTPGKRSHAIEAFTRALLAIPTTIADNAGLDSAELIAQLRAEHHKDESNAGIDVISGSVGDMSELGISESFKVKQAVLLSATEAAEMILRVDEIITCAPRRREGM; encoded by the exons ATGGCg ATTGACAAACTCTTCAAAGATGAAGCCACTGAGGAAAAGGGTGAGCGAGCTAGGATG GCATCCTTTATTGGAGCAATGGCAATTGCTGACTTGGTAAAGACAACCTTAGGACCTAAGGGAATG GATAAAATTCTGCAATCAACAGGCAGAGGACACAGTGTTACAGTCACCAATGATGGTGCAACAATTTTGAAGTCCCTTCATATAGATAATCCAGCTGCCAAGGTCCTTGTCG ATATCTCCAAGGTACAGGATGAGGAAGTTGGTGATGGGACAACTTCAGTTGTCGTTTTGGCTGGAGAACTTTTGAGGGAGGCAGAGAAGCTGGTAAACGCAAAAATTCATCCAATGACAATTATAGCAG GTTTCCGGATGGCATCTGAGTGCGCGCGCAATGTTCTGGAGCAGAAGGTCGTAGATAACAAGCAGGATGCAG AGAAGTTCAGATCAGACTTGATGAATATTGCAAGGACTACTTTGAGCTCAAAAATCTTGTCTCAGGACAAGGAGCATTTTGCAAAACTGGCTGTTGATGCGGTTATGAGGTTAAAG GGAAGTACCAATCTTGAAGCAATTCAGATAATTAAGAAACCTGGAGGGTCATTGAAGGATTCATTTTTAGATGAAGG GTTTATTTTGGACAAAAAGATTGGGGTTGGCCAACCAAAACGCATAGAAAATGCTAAGATTTTGGTGGCAAATACTGCTATGGATACAGATAAAGTGAAGATATATGGTGCACGTGTTCGAGTTGACTCAATGGCCAAGGTTGCTGATCTAGAAGCAgctgaaaaggaaaaaatgagagagaaGGTGCAAAAGATCATTAGTCATGGAATAAATTGCTTTGTTAACCGACAGCTGATCTACAATTTCCCAGAGGAACTATTTGCTGATGCTGGGATACTTGCAATAGAGCATGCTGACTTTGATGGTATTGAGCGTTTGGGCTTAGTTACTGGGGGAGAAATTGCATCAACCTTTGATAACCCAGAGTCTGTCAAACTTGGCCACTGCAAACTTATCGAGGAGATCATGATTGGTGAAGATAAGCTGATCCACTTCTCTGGGGTTGCAATGGGACAGGCATGTACAATTGTTCTGAGAGGTGCAAG CCCTCATGTACTGGATGAAGCTGAAAGATCTCTGCACGATGCATTGTGTGTACTATCTCAGACGGTAAATGACAGCAGGGTTCTACTTGGAGGTGGATGGCCCGAGATGGTGATGGCTAAGGCGGTTGATGAACTAGCTAAGAAGACTCCAGGTAAAAGGTCTCATGCAATTGAGGCTTTCACCCGTGCACTTCTGGCAATTCCAACCACCATTGCCGACAATGCTGGGTTAGACAGTGCTGAGCTGATTGCTCAGCTTCGTGCTGAACACCACAAGGACGAAAGTAATGCAGGAATTGATGTCATCTCTGGATCT GTCGGAGATATGTCAGAGCTCGGAATATCCGAATCATTCAAAGTCAAACAGGCAGTATTGCTCTCTGCCACTGAGGCTGCTGAGATGATCCTAAGGGTTGACGAGATCATCACTTGCGCCCCACGGAGGAGGGAGGGAATGTAA
- the LOC107004262 gene encoding transcription factor RAX2-like encodes MGRAPCCDKANVKRGPWSPEEDAKLKDFIHKFGTAGNWIALPQKAGLRRCGKSCRLRWLNYLRPNIKHGDFSDDEDRVICNLYANIGSRWSIIAAQLPGRTDNDIKNYWNTKLKKKLMGLIIPNNNSSSYNNNNYQKKLPYFPSTSLHQAQQNLGPFITGPEQPIIIPSAQQNNLFTNNNNNLMMIANNLQNYPNFGATNYNLQNYPNFGEVASCSSSDGSQMSFGTNKDIINIKREEIMSFGHHDGAIYEEINNQQFNFGYFGNTMQEIATSCCTNGNSGSTTNSSNNFLLYNNDENCNKSNEIGMFYY; translated from the exons atgggaaGAGCTCCATGTTGTGATAAAGCAAATGTAAAAAGAGGTCCATGGTCTCCAGAAGAAGATGCAAAACTTAAagatttcattcataaatttggTACTGCTGGTAATTGGATTGCACTTCCTCAAAAAGCAG GACTAAGGAGATGTGGAAAAAGTTGTAGATTGAGATGGCTAAATTATTTAAGGCCTAATATAAAGCATGGTGATTTTTCTGATGATGAAGATAGAGTTATTTGCAACTTATATGCCAATATTGGAAGCag GTGGTCAATTATAGCGGCGCAATTACCTGGAAGAACAGACAATGATATCAAGAATTATTGGAACACGAAGCTCAAGAAAAAGCTCATGGGATTAATAATACCTAATAAcaattcttcttcttataataataataattaccaaaaaaaattaccatATTTTCCATCAACTTCTCTTCATCAAGCCCAACAAAATCTTGGGCCTTTTATTACAGGCCCAGAACAGCCCATTATTATTCCATCAGCCCAACAAAACAATTTGTTCaccaataataacaacaacttGATGATGATAGCCAATAATTTGCAAAATTATCCAAATTTTGGTGCTACAAATTATAATTTGCAAAATTATCCAAATTTTGGAGAAGTTGCAAGTTGTTCTTCATCAGATGGAAGCCAAATGAGTTTTGGTACTAATaaagatattattaatattaaaagagaagaaattatGAGTTTTGGTCATCATGATGGTGCTatttatgaagaaattaataaCCAACAATTTAATTTTGGTTATTTTGGAAATACTATGCAGGAGATTGCTACAAGTTGTTGTACCAATGGCAATAGTGGTAGTACTaccaatagtagtaataattttttgttgtacaataatgatgaaaattgtaACAAGTCAAATGAGATAGGGATGttttattactaa
- the LOC107003075 gene encoding putative late blight resistance protein homolog R1A-10 isoform X1 → MFEYSSSSSLKKNATKFVGVHRLVFRKIDESAITSVYNDICSIKGRSTPSSSRDVTKTLISQKDHVVVGLYDDFLRIADRLTGYPDKLDVVVIFGMGGIGKTTLAKRIYHDKLIEEHFYVRAWITVSERYKVRNMLLHLLVCTSKVAFVMDEMENEELAERLYKSLKGQRYLIVMDDVWYTEAWDDVRRYFPNDNNGSRVMVTSRIMKVARFINPLNPPHQMRFLTVEESWKLLQKKIFGLDDPSCCCCDDEMERIGMEISKKCKGLPLAIVMVAGILSKESATASKWSDIAENIHSSFVTEESRPFLDILALSYNHLPRHLKACFLYMGAFPEDVEVPVWRLVRLWIAEGFIKLESPKTLEFVAQEYLQELIDRSLIIVSKRSYDNRVKTCSIHDILRNFCQEEAKQEKLLHVVRRLEPHFPQGVHRRLHFHSDIFAYSSYTYSNPYVRSFLSSKACSVLEDSYFGCMGFKLLRVLDVVNYSFYGFPIHVIKLVHLRYLALSINSELPRSISKLKSLQTLIIYWGTKEMRILPLEIWKMPILRHIHVKGDVLLFGSPIDDHHSKRNFRVLENLQTLCTITISTINFSHRLIATLPNLKTLASNLVTGGNHDASCDVDWLGSCLNNLHQMYSLETLKLLFNLPMKNPLPRNSIQRWNAFPPNLKNLTLSCSLLLWQDARVLGNLPNLEVLKLKYFSFQGPEWETDEEGFHRLKYLLVESRDLVVWKQASTDSYPFPALQHLVLSFATS, encoded by the coding sequence ATGTTTGAGTATTCATCTAGTTCAAGTTTAAAGAAGAATGCAACAAAGTTTGTTGGCGTTCATCGATTAGTATTTAGAAAGATTGATGAGTCTGCAATCACTAGTGTTTATAATGACATATGTTCTATCAAAGGTAGATCAACACCGAGTAGTTCGCGTGATGTTACAAAAACTTTGATTTCACAAAAGGATCATGTTGTAGTTGGtctatatgatgattttttaCGAATTGCAGATAGACTAACAGGATATCCTGATAAGCTAGATGTTGTGGTAATTTTTGGTATGGGGGGTATTGGTAAAACCACTCTTGCTAAGAGAATTTATCATGACAAGTTAATAGAGgaacacttttatgttagagcATGGATCACTGTATCGGAGCGATATAAGGTGAGGAATATGTTGTTACACCTTTTGGTTTGTACATCTAAAGTTGCGTTTGTAATGGATGAAATGGAAAACGAAGAATTGGCTGAACGATTGTACAAAAGTTTAAAAGGACAGAGGTATCTTATCGTCATGGATGATGTTTGGTATACTGAGGCATGGGATGATGTTAGAAGATATTTTCCAAATGACAACAACGGAAGTAGAGTAATGGTGACTAGTCGAATCATGAAAGTTGCTCGTTTTATCAACCCCCTTAACCCTCCACATCAAATGCGCTTCTTGACTGTAGAGGAAAGTTGGAAGCTGTTGCAAAAGAAGATTTTTGGATTAGATGATCCAAGCTGCTGCTGCTGCGATGACGAAATGGAAAGGATTGGAAtggaaatttcaaaaaaatgcaAAGGATTACCACTAGCAATTGTTATGGTAGCTGGGATACTTTCTAAAGAAAGCGCGACAGCAAGTAAATGGAGTGATATTGCAGAAAATATTCATTCTTCATTCGTAACAGAGGAGTCGCGCCCATTCTTGGATATACTAGCATTGAGTTATAATCATTTGCCTCGTCATTTGAAGGCATGCTTTCTTTACATGGGCGCTTTCCCTGAAGACGTTGAAGTCCCTGTGTGGAGGCTCGTTAGGTTATGGATTGCTGAAGGATTTATAAAGTTGGAATCACCAAAGACGTTGGAATTTGTAGCACAAGAATATTTGCAGGAACTCATCGACAGAAGCCTAATTATAGTGAGTAAGAGATCGTATGATAATAGAGTGAAAACATGTAGCATTCATGATATCTTGCGAAACTTTTGCCAAGAAGAAGCTAAACAAGAAAAGCTTTTGCATGTTGTGAGAAGGTTGGAACCACATTTTCCTCAAGGTGTTCACCGGCGTCTACATTTCCATTCAGACATTTTTGCCTACTCCTCTTACACATATTCTAATCCATACGTTCGATCTTTTCTGTCATCAAAAGCATGCTCGGTTTTAGAGGATTCCTACTTTGGTTGTATGGGGTTCAAATTGCTTCGTGTGTTGGATGTAGTTAACTATTCCTTTTACGGTTTCCCAATTCATGTCATAAAACTAGTTCATTTGAGGTACCTCGCGCTCTCCATCAATTCTGAGCTTCCTAGGTCGATATCCAAGCTCAAGAGTCTACAAACCTTAATCATTTACTGGGGAACCAAGGAGATGCGCATACTTCCGTTGGAAATATGGAAGATGCCAATACTAAGGCACATCCATGTCAAAGGAGATGTTCTGTTATTTGGATCCCCCATTGATGATCATCACTCTAAAAGGAACTTTCGAGTCTTGGAGAATCTGCAAACACTTTGCACTATCACTATTAGCACAATCAACTTTTCTCATCGACTTATTGCTACATTACCTAACCTAAAAACATTGGCCTCTAATCTGGTTACTGGCGGAAACCATGATGCTTCTTGCGATGTGGATTGGCTTGGGAGTTGTCTCAACAACCTACACCAAATGTACTCACTTGAAACTCTCAAGTTGCTGTTCAACTTGCCAATGAAAAATCCTCTTCCTCGTAATTCTATCCAACGATGGAATGCATTCCCACCGAATCTCAAGAACTTGACTTTGAGCTGCAGCCTTCTACTGTGGCAAGATGCTAGAGTTCTTGGCAACTTACCAAATCTTGAAGTTCTcaaactcaaatatttttccttcCAAGGACCAGAATGGGAAACCGATGAAGAGGGGTTTCATCGACTCAAATATCTGTTGGTTGAGAGCAGAGACTTGGTGGTTTGGAAGCAGGCAAGTACAGATAGTTATCCATTCCCAGCTCTCCAACATTTAGTTTTGAGTTTTGCAACAAGCTAA
- the LOC107003075 gene encoding putative late blight resistance protein homolog R1A-10 isoform X2, which produces MGGIGKTTLAKRIYHDKLIEEHFYVRAWITVSERYKVRNMLLHLLVCTSKVAFVMDEMENEELAERLYKSLKGQRYLIVMDDVWYTEAWDDVRRYFPNDNNGSRVMVTSRIMKVARFINPLNPPHQMRFLTVEESWKLLQKKIFGLDDPSCCCCDDEMERIGMEISKKCKGLPLAIVMVAGILSKESATASKWSDIAENIHSSFVTEESRPFLDILALSYNHLPRHLKACFLYMGAFPEDVEVPVWRLVRLWIAEGFIKLESPKTLEFVAQEYLQELIDRSLIIVSKRSYDNRVKTCSIHDILRNFCQEEAKQEKLLHVVRRLEPHFPQGVHRRLHFHSDIFAYSSYTYSNPYVRSFLSSKACSVLEDSYFGCMGFKLLRVLDVVNYSFYGFPIHVIKLVHLRYLALSINSELPRSISKLKSLQTLIIYWGTKEMRILPLEIWKMPILRHIHVKGDVLLFGSPIDDHHSKRNFRVLENLQTLCTITISTINFSHRLIATLPNLKTLASNLVTGGNHDASCDVDWLGSCLNNLHQMYSLETLKLLFNLPMKNPLPRNSIQRWNAFPPNLKNLTLSCSLLLWQDARVLGNLPNLEVLKLKYFSFQGPEWETDEEGFHRLKYLLVESRDLVVWKQASTDSYPFPALQHLVLSFATS; this is translated from the coding sequence ATGGGGGGTATTGGTAAAACCACTCTTGCTAAGAGAATTTATCATGACAAGTTAATAGAGgaacacttttatgttagagcATGGATCACTGTATCGGAGCGATATAAGGTGAGGAATATGTTGTTACACCTTTTGGTTTGTACATCTAAAGTTGCGTTTGTAATGGATGAAATGGAAAACGAAGAATTGGCTGAACGATTGTACAAAAGTTTAAAAGGACAGAGGTATCTTATCGTCATGGATGATGTTTGGTATACTGAGGCATGGGATGATGTTAGAAGATATTTTCCAAATGACAACAACGGAAGTAGAGTAATGGTGACTAGTCGAATCATGAAAGTTGCTCGTTTTATCAACCCCCTTAACCCTCCACATCAAATGCGCTTCTTGACTGTAGAGGAAAGTTGGAAGCTGTTGCAAAAGAAGATTTTTGGATTAGATGATCCAAGCTGCTGCTGCTGCGATGACGAAATGGAAAGGATTGGAAtggaaatttcaaaaaaatgcaAAGGATTACCACTAGCAATTGTTATGGTAGCTGGGATACTTTCTAAAGAAAGCGCGACAGCAAGTAAATGGAGTGATATTGCAGAAAATATTCATTCTTCATTCGTAACAGAGGAGTCGCGCCCATTCTTGGATATACTAGCATTGAGTTATAATCATTTGCCTCGTCATTTGAAGGCATGCTTTCTTTACATGGGCGCTTTCCCTGAAGACGTTGAAGTCCCTGTGTGGAGGCTCGTTAGGTTATGGATTGCTGAAGGATTTATAAAGTTGGAATCACCAAAGACGTTGGAATTTGTAGCACAAGAATATTTGCAGGAACTCATCGACAGAAGCCTAATTATAGTGAGTAAGAGATCGTATGATAATAGAGTGAAAACATGTAGCATTCATGATATCTTGCGAAACTTTTGCCAAGAAGAAGCTAAACAAGAAAAGCTTTTGCATGTTGTGAGAAGGTTGGAACCACATTTTCCTCAAGGTGTTCACCGGCGTCTACATTTCCATTCAGACATTTTTGCCTACTCCTCTTACACATATTCTAATCCATACGTTCGATCTTTTCTGTCATCAAAAGCATGCTCGGTTTTAGAGGATTCCTACTTTGGTTGTATGGGGTTCAAATTGCTTCGTGTGTTGGATGTAGTTAACTATTCCTTTTACGGTTTCCCAATTCATGTCATAAAACTAGTTCATTTGAGGTACCTCGCGCTCTCCATCAATTCTGAGCTTCCTAGGTCGATATCCAAGCTCAAGAGTCTACAAACCTTAATCATTTACTGGGGAACCAAGGAGATGCGCATACTTCCGTTGGAAATATGGAAGATGCCAATACTAAGGCACATCCATGTCAAAGGAGATGTTCTGTTATTTGGATCCCCCATTGATGATCATCACTCTAAAAGGAACTTTCGAGTCTTGGAGAATCTGCAAACACTTTGCACTATCACTATTAGCACAATCAACTTTTCTCATCGACTTATTGCTACATTACCTAACCTAAAAACATTGGCCTCTAATCTGGTTACTGGCGGAAACCATGATGCTTCTTGCGATGTGGATTGGCTTGGGAGTTGTCTCAACAACCTACACCAAATGTACTCACTTGAAACTCTCAAGTTGCTGTTCAACTTGCCAATGAAAAATCCTCTTCCTCGTAATTCTATCCAACGATGGAATGCATTCCCACCGAATCTCAAGAACTTGACTTTGAGCTGCAGCCTTCTACTGTGGCAAGATGCTAGAGTTCTTGGCAACTTACCAAATCTTGAAGTTCTcaaactcaaatatttttccttcCAAGGACCAGAATGGGAAACCGATGAAGAGGGGTTTCATCGACTCAAATATCTGTTGGTTGAGAGCAGAGACTTGGTGGTTTGGAAGCAGGCAAGTACAGATAGTTATCCATTCCCAGCTCTCCAACATTTAGTTTTGAGTTTTGCAACAAGCTAA
- the LOC107005027 gene encoding alpha-L-fucosidase 1, whose protein sequence is MIKKKPITEFLKTIIILLLFQLSTSSHRKPPPLPILPIPKSRQISWQIAEMALFLHFGTNTFTDSEWGTGHVDPSIFNPKLLNATQWVTVAKDFGFKRVVLTAKHHDGFCLWPSKYTDYSVKSSPWRNGVGDIVADLAEAARNGGLELGLYLSPWDRHEHCYGETLEYNEYYMGQMTELLTRYGEIKYVFLDGAKGDGEKDMEYFFDDWFSLIHQLQPGASIFSDVGPDTRWVGNENGVAGSTCWSLFNGSEVKIGGYSDARYSAEGDAFGQDWVPAECDVSIRSGWFWHASEKPKSAMTLLDLYYKSVGRNCPLLLNVPPNSSGLISDEDIHVLKEFSELRNSIFSHNLAKSALLSASSIRGDPNDSQFSPKNVIEEGLYTYWAPDQGQQSDWTLYLEFQQVITFNVLGLQEPIQMGQRIIEFHLDMLDENGKWQHVVNGTTVGYRRLLLFPTVKSHLLRLVIDKSKVFPLISHLGIYMDSYTVPRHVSDDTHTKSKFINNLFFRRTAYNQSQSASI, encoded by the exons ATGATAAAGAAGAAACCCATTACAGAATTTCTCAAAACAATCATTATCCTCTTGTTATTTCAACTTTCAACATCTTCACATCGAAAGCCACCTCCACTCCCAATTCTACCAATCCCAAAATCCCGTCAAATCTCATGGCAAATTGCAGAAATGGCACTTTTTCTTCACTTTGGTACCAACACTTTTACAGATTCAGAATGGGGTACAGGTCATGTTGACCCATCAATTTTTAACCCCAAATTGTTAAATGCAACACAATGGGTTACAGTAGCTAAAGATTTTGGTTTCAAAAGAGTAGTTTTAACTGCTAAGCATCATGATGGGTTTTGTCTCTGGCCTTCAAAATACACTGATTATTCTGTTAAATCAAGTCCTTGGAGAAATGGGGTTGGTGATATTGTAGCTGATTTGGCTGAAGCTGCAAGAAATGGGGGATTAGAATTGGGTTTGTATCTTTCTCCATGGGATAGGCATGAGCATTGTTATGGGGAAACTCTTGAGTATAATGAATACTATATGGGTCAAATGACTGAGTTGCTTACAAG ATATGGAGagattaaatatgtttttttagatGGTGCAAAAGGTGATGGCGAGAAGGATATGGAGTATTTCTTTGATGATTGGTTTAGCCTTATTCATCAACTCCAACCTGGAGCTTCAATTTTCTCTGATGTTGGTCCTGATACAAGGTGGGTTGGGAACGAGAACGGTGTTGCTGGAAGTACGTGCTGGTCCCTTTTCAATGGCAGCGAAGTCAAGATTGGTGGTTATAGTGATGCTAG ATATTCGGCGGAGGGGGACGCCTTTGGCCAAGACTGGGTTCCTGCTGAGTGTGATGTGTCTATCCGATCTGGTTGGTTTTGGCATGCATCAGAAAAGCCAAAAAGTGCAATGACTCTTCTGGATTTGTATTACAAATCAGTCGGTAGAAACTGTCCCTTATTGCTAAATGTACCGCCTAACTCATCCGGTCTCATATCAGACGAAGATATACATGTCCTCAAAGAGTTCTCCGAGCTTCGTAATTCTATATTCTCCCATAATCTTGCAAAATCTGCCCTTCTTTCTGCCAGCAGTATACGAGGAGATCCGAATGATTCTCAGTTTAGCCCCAAGAATGTAATTGAGGAAGGATTATATACATATTGGGCTCCAGATCAGGGACAACAATCAGACTGGACACTCTATTTAGAATTTCAACAGGTTATAACTTTCAACGTCTTGGGACTTCAAGAACCAATTCAAATGGGGCAGCGTATTATCGAGTTTCATCTTGACATGTTAGATGAAAATGGAAAATGGCAACATGTGGTAAATGGAACGACAGTAGGATATCGGAGGCTGTTACTTTTTCCTACAGTGAAATCTCACCTACTAAGGTTGGTTATCGACAAGTCCAAGGTGTTCCCTCTAATCTCTCACTTGGGAATTTACATGGATTCGTATACTGTTCCACGACATGTCTCTGATGATACACATACGAAATCAAAGTTCATTAACAACTTATTTTTCAGAAGAACTGCATATAACCAGTCTCAATCTGCTTCCATCTAA